TCTCGCCCCGGGCGTAGCGCTGCGCCAGAACGCTCTCGGCGGAGGCGGCCGAACGCCACGGTCCGTGACTCCGCCGGCCGTGGATGACCAGCCGGAAGATCAGGAAGGCGAGCAACCACCCCGGCCAGAAGAAGTGGACCCCGGAGTGCATCCAGGCCACGACGAGCAGGCCGGAGATCATCGCGACGATGAGGGTGTGCCGGGCCAGGCTGGGGTCGATCCGCCGCAACGGGTTCCGGGCCGGCGGGGGCGGCGGCGGTCCGGGCTGGGGCGGGAGATCGGTGGTGAGCGGCCCCAGTTCGTCCCGGTAGCGGGCGTCGTAGGCCGCCGCCAGCCGCTCGTCGGCCTCCTCGAGGGTGAGCAGCCCCTCGGCGGTGGCGGCGGACAGGATCTCGGCGACCCGCTCGCGCTCGGCGTTGGACGCGCGGACGCGGTGGGGCCCGGCTGCGGGGGCAGCAGATTCCGGCGACATGGTGACTCCTCGACGGCGACTGACCGGGCGCGGTAGCAACCCTGCTTCGAGCATCCGCCCGCCGCGGGCGGGTGTCATCGGGTCGGGGAAGGCTCTCCGGCTACCGCGTCCGGCGTACGACGCCACCATCGGCTGCGCCCCCCGACGCACCCCAGCAGCAGCCACCGGACCGACGACATCCCGACCGGCGCGAGACAGGCTTTCGGAGCAGCCACCGACCGACGAACGGGAGCCACCATCATGCGTGCCGACAACTCCGACTACGGGGCCGGCCAGGGCGCCGGGCTCGACCTCGCCCGACGATCCGCCCACCGCGGCGGACCGCCGGCCCCGGCCGCGCGGGCGGTGCGGGCCAGCAAGATCTACGGCTCCGACGACACCGCCGTACGAGCCCTCGACGAGGTCAGCGTGGACTTCGCCGCCGGCCGCTTCACCGCCATCATGGGGCCGTCCGGTTCGGGGAAGTCGACGCTCATGCACTGCGTCGCGGGCCTCGACGACCTCACCTCGGGCCAGGTCTTCATCGGCGCGACCGAGCTCGGGTCGCTCTCCGACCGCGGCCTGACACTGCTCCGGCGGGAGCGTGTCGGCTTCGTCTTCCAGTCCTTCAACCTGCTCCCGACGCTGTCCGCGCTGGAGAACATCACCCTGCCGCTACGCCTCGCCGGCGCACCGGTCGACGCCGACTGGCTCGCCGACATCGTCGCCACCCTGGGTGTCGGGGATCGTCTGCAGCACCGGCCGAGCCAGCTCTCGGGTGGACAACAACAG
The sequence above is a segment of the Mycobacteriales bacterium genome. Coding sequences within it:
- a CDS encoding DUF1707 domain-containing protein — protein: MSPESAAPAAGPHRVRASNAERERVAEILSAATAEGLLTLEEADERLAAAYDARYRDELGPLTTDLPPQPGPPPPPPARNPLRRIDPSLARHTLIVAMISGLLVVAWMHSGVHFFWPGWLLAFLIFRLVIHGRRSHGPWRSAASAESVLAQRYARGEIDEQEYRRSVGILRDRG
- a CDS encoding ABC transporter ATP-binding protein → MRADNSDYGAGQGAGLDLARRSAHRGGPPAPAARAVRASKIYGSDDTAVRALDEVSVDFAAGRFTAIMGPSGSGKSTLMHCVAGLDDLTSGQVFIGATELGSLSDRGLTLLRRERVGFVFQSFNLLPTLSALENITLPLRLAGAPVDADWLADIVATLGVGDRLQHRPSQLSGGQQQRIAMARALVTRPQIIFADEPTGNLDSRSGGQALDFMSAAVRDLGQTLVMVTHDPVAASYADSVLFLVDGRIVGEMDSPTQQSVLDRMKTLGD